AACGATATGCACCGTTTTCTTTTGCCTTCTTGGCATCTTCCCAAATTTCTTCAGGTGATTTTAAGGAATACTCTTGGATCCCCGATTCTCCACCCTTCCTTTGTGCACAATAACCACAATCTTCAGGGCAATATCCGTTTTTAATGTTATCTAAAATATGAATGCGAACTTTATTGCTGAAATGACGGAATCGTTCTTCCGAAGCTTTTGCCACGATGGGCAAAAAGGGAACCTCTCCTTTTAAAATTTTGAGGGCTTCTTCCTCGGAAATGATGGAGGGAGAGGAAGAGGTCGTTTTTTCTTGGATAGTTGCGATCATGAAAACAAAATCTATTCTGAGGGTGACTCTGTAAACGAAGAAAATGGAGGTAAAGATTTAGTCTTTTTCTGGTTCTAAAAATCCGAGAAGGGTCGTTTCAAGCGCCAAAAATATTTTTTCGAGTGAAGAATCTGAAATGGTATAGGGAGGAGTGATATATATAGTACGTCCCAAAGGTCTGAGTAAAATATGAAATTTCCGAAGGGAATTTTTGATCTGTTTTCCAATGGGGTTTAAGTATTCATCATGGGCAACAGGTTCCTTCCATTCAAAGGCAAATATTCCACCCATCACCCGGACATTTTCAACTGACGTCCCCATTCTTTTTTGGAAGGTGACTGCAAATAGATTTAGTTTTTTTTCCAATTCCCTTACTAGCGTTAGACCAAATTCTTGTAACATCGAAATAGACGTATAACCAACGCTGCATGCAAGTGCATTCCCTGTCATGGTATGTGCATGGAAAAATGCTTTGTATGGATCTTTCGAAAGAAACTGTTTATAAATAAAATCAGAGACGAGTGTTGCAGCAAGAGGTAACATACCTCCCGTAAGTCCTTTTGCTAAAATCAGTAAATCGGGAACCACTTCCGCCTTCTGGTAAGCGAACGGTTCTCCTAATTTTCCCATACCTGTAAACACTTCGTCAAATATCAGTAAAGTGTTTGTACTCGTTGCCAAGTCTCTAAGTTTGATTAATACTTTTTTATCATAAAACAACATCCCATTGGCACCAAAAACCAATGGTTCAATCACTATACCGGCATATTCGTTTTGTTTGATTGCAAGTTCTAAGTCTGCCAAACATTCTGTATCACAACTCGAAGATTGTTTCCCCCACGGACAGTTCATACAGTTGGGGGCTGGAAACTCCTTTGTTGGGAATCGGAGTTCGGAAAATATTCGATTGAAGTAATTTTTTCCAGATACGTTCATTGCTCCAATGCTATCTCCATGATAGGAATTGGAAAAAACGATAAACTCAGATCGTGGTTTAAAATCAGGATGGTTTTGGTAATACTGGATTGATAGTTTTAATGCAATTTCGATCGCATTCGATCCGTTATCCGAATAAAATACTTTTTTAAAATCGAAATTCGTGAGTTCCAATAATTTCTTCGCTAAATTTTCAGCACTCTCATGAATATTGCCTGCAAGCATCACATGATCCAATGATTGTAATTGGTTTTGTAAAGCAGAGATAAGCCGAGGATTCCTATGACCATAAATCACTGTCCACCAACTGGAGATGGCATCGATCCATACGTTTCCATCTTCATCCGTAACAAATTCATTTTCGGCAGAAATAACGTTTAATAAGGATTCAGATTCATCTTGGATCGTAAGTGGAACCCAAGTATTGGTATTAACTGGATTAAATTTCATCTTCAGCGTTTAAGACAACATCAATCACATTTCGGTCTATATCAAAATGAGTAGAAGCAAAACTGTTAAATTCATCAGAAGATAATCTTTGTTCAGGAAAGTTTGTGATACCTAGAAGGGAAACTCCACCTAATTTCTGTATCATGGTGGCATTATCTTCTTGTAGATCGTTTTTAGGACCCACTAAATAAAAACCATACACAGGGATAAACCGAGAAGTTAAAACCTCCAATGTTAAAAGTGTATGATTGATGGTGCCAAGTTCTGTGGAACCAACCACTACCACACCTAAATTGGATTCCTGTATGGCACGTATGGTCAGATAATTTTCGGTGATAGGAACAAACACACCTCCTGCGCCTTCGATCAGTGTATTGTTATTTCGTTCTTTGGAAATCAATGCCAAAAGAGTTTTTGGGTCGATGGATTGTCCTTCCAACTTTGCCGCGTAATGTGGGCTTGCTGGTGTTTTATACTCAAAACTAGGCTTTAGAAAATGTGAATCAGGCAAATGAGTTGTATTTTGGACAAAACTTGTATCGTCGGCGCTGATGGTCCCTGTTTGGATGGGTTTCCAATACCGAAAACCAAACTTTTTCGCGTATTTTGCCATAAAAAGAGAGGAAAAAAAAGTTTTACCTACGTCCGTTCCGGTCCCTGTCACATAAAAAGCTTGTCCCATAAGAGCAAGTTTTATCAATTCCAGGCCTCGTCTATCCGATTTATATAGAAGAGGCAATATGCAACTTCCCCTTTGGAAATCCATTCTCAAACGCGATGATAACCCCATCACAGAGATTTCACATTTTTTACGTGAAACTGCAATCTTTGAAGGTATGTCACGGAGGACACTCCGTGAAGTAGCAAGGCTCATCCATAAACGAAAGTATTATGCGGGTGAAACCATTTTTTTTCAGGGACAAGCAGGAACGGGAGTTTATCTAATCTTACAGGGAAAAGTTGAAATTTTTTCTGAACGAGAAGGAGTGACACTGAAACTCGCCGAACTTGAAAAAGGTGCTTTTTTCGGTGAACTTGCTCTTTTCCAAGATTTCCCACGGTCAGCTACTGCTGTTGCACTTGTTGATTCCATTTTACTTGGATTTTTCCAACCAGAGTTAAAAACTTTATTGGAAACAAAACCTAGAGTTGGAAACGATTTACTTCTCAGTTTTGCATCAATCATTGCAGATCGACTTCGCAAAACAAATGATACATTAGAAGCAGCTTACTTTAAAAGTAAAAAGAATAAACCCAAATGATCTTTAAAGAAAATAGTATATCATCACTGGTTTTACGATCTGCTTTTTTTGGGCTTATCGCATTAACTGTTTTAATTGGTATTGTCGGTGTAAAATTTTTAGCAATCCCACTTCTCATTTCAGGAATTCATTTTTATATTTTCCATGGAGTTGTTGATTATTTTGAATCGAGAGGAATCCATCGGGCATTCACGATTATTATAATCTTCTCCATTTTGATTGCAGGTGCGTATTGGTTTTTAGCATTTTATTTACCTAACTTATTTGAAAAAGCACAACCAATTGTTTCGGAGTGGTCAACCAAAATGGATGACCCCAACTTCCAGTTGCTTGATTTCACAAAACTTCCTGTTGTTTCTAAAAATCCGGAACTATGGAAAAAAATCATCAATCCAGAAGAGATTGCAAAACTTGCCACCAATAACTTAGAAGAATTTTTAAGAGGAATTGTTGTGATGATTCCAACATTTATCAGTTGGATGATCATTATTCCTATCATTAGTTTCTTTTTGTTATTAGATGCAAACCTAATCTACAAAACAATGATTAGTTTTATCCCCAATCGTTTTTTTGAAATGTTTCTTATGGTTTTTTATCGTATGAACCAACAGATCACAAGTTACTTAAAGAGTTTAGTGATCCAATGTGGTATCATGGCAGTCGTTGCATCCATTGGATTTTATTTTGTGGGTGTAAAATTCTTTGTTCTGTTTGGAATATTTTTAGGAGTTGCCAATTCGATACCTTACTTAGGTCCGTTAGTTGGTGCTATCCCACCCATTTTGTTTGCAATTTTATTCCCAGAAATGTCGCCTTCCATAGGTTCCATTGCATCCGTTGTCATAGTAGCACAATTGGTCGACAATGCGATAGTCCAACCTGTTGTGATTGCAAATGCTGTTTCGTTACACCCACTTGCGATCCTCATTGGAATTGCAGTTGGTGGAAACTTTTTTGGTATTTTTGGAATGTTACTTGCCATTCCTGTTTTATCCATATTAAAAGTGACCATAGGCATTTTGTACCATGCTCTAAAGGAACACCAAATCATATAAAATTTTTACTTAAGATGCAGGAGAGGGAAGTATTTTGGTTTTGTCCAAAATTCATTCCTCTCGTTTATTCCACTTTCCCATTTCCGAAAACAAAATTCCAAATAGTGTGAGAAAGGAACCAATCGCACCAATCACACCTAGCCTCTCACCTAACACAAGATAAGCCAGGAAAAAGGAAAACACTGGTTCCAAACTATAAAGTAAACCTGCCCTCGCAGGAGAAACTGCCTTTTGGTATCTTGTTTGGATTTGTGTTGTAAAGATCGTTGCAAAAACTGATGTATAGATGATACCAATCCAGAATTTTAAATCAAATTGAACATGGATGGTTTGTTTTAAAAATATAGATTCTATTGGGAATAAAAAACTAGAGACAACTGCTATTAGTAAAATTTCAAACGATACTAAAATTTGAGAGGGAATTTTTTTTGTGTAAATATCGATGAGAATGATATAGACAGCAAAAAAAAACGCTCCTATTAGAGTGAGACCATCACCAAACCCAAATCCCAAATCACCTTGGAACTCATCTAAAGATTTACCATTTTGTGAAATACAAAACAATCCGATCACCACAATCACAACAGCAATCCATGTTCGTAAAGAAGGCAGTTTTCGTTCGATGGCAATCTGTAGTAATGGTACAAAAATCACATATGCACCAGTCATAAAACCTGATTGGGTAGCGGAAGTGTAAACAAGCCCAATGGTTTGAAATGCATACCCTAGTAATGCCGAACAGGCGACAAAAAAAGCAGGGAGAATGTAATCCAATCGACGATTTGCTTTGGAAAATAAGGTTTTCCGATACAGTAATAATGTGATGAAACCGGCGAGGGAAAATCGGACTGCTAAAAATAAAAAAGGAGGAACCGAATCAAGCGCAAGTTTGATGACCACAAACGTTCCACCCCAAAGAATGGCGGCAATCACCAAAAACAGTTCTGGAGTGAAGATCCTTGGCATGTAAGGTCAATCTTTCTAGGGAAATTCGGATAGCAAGGAAAAGATGAATTGGAAATTTAAAATCAGGAAACCACAATTGGGAACTCCCTTAACTTGGGAATTGTACTTCCCTCCAGGGACTTCCACTTGGGTGGGAGAAAAAGTAAAAGAAATTTTAGACCATGTACCTATGCCCAACCAACCGGAAGCCAATGTCCGTGTTTTTTCTGAAAAAATCAAAATTGAAAATGTAAACCCTCACCAAATTACTTATCTTTTATTCCATGGTTATTTCATTCGAGACCTTCGTCTTGTGATCGCAAGGACCAATGATTGGGACATGTCAGCAGACAAACGTGAAGACGAATGGGACCGAATCCTCACAGAAGCTGTCTCAATCGCAAAACCGTTGTTTACTGACAATGAAACAAAGTTTTATGAGATCAAAGAAAACTTACATATTAGTTTTTTTGAGGAAGAGGTCACAGTCACACTATCGGTATTAGGGGAACCAGGTTACAAAAGAGGAATCAAAGCTAATTTTCCCACAAGTGCACCCATTCCAGAAGATTTAGCTCACATTCTAACAGAACAATGTTTTCAATTTTTTTCCATTCCTAAAGACAGTGTAAAACTAGTTTACATTCCATTTGCAGGAACAATGACATTTGCCACCGAATGGAAATTAGCTGAAGAGAAAATACCCTTTTTAACTCTCCCTAGAGACTTAGTATGGAAAAAATTGAATTTATTCCCGACCAAATCATTTGAACATTTCCTTAAAAAACGAGATTCCTTAAATACGAATCTAAATCTCACTCCTGTAGTCATCCAAGATACAGATCCAGCTCTCGAACCTTATTGGAAAAAGGAAATGGACCATTGGAGGAAATGGATCCATGTTGAAACCATTGACCATACTGTTTCTGACTTTTTAAAAACTTTCCCCGTTTTTCCAGAAGGAAAAGAATCCTCTACTCATTATTTTTTACCTTTGAACCCACCATATGGGTATCGAAAAAACGAAAGGATTGGTCCTGACGAAAAGTTATATTCAAAAATAGGAAAACGACTAGGAGAACTTTCCCAAGTGTTTCAAAATGAAATTGCACTCATTGGTTATATCCTTTGCCCAACGGAAGAGAAGTGGAGTGAGTGTATGAAGGACTTACGTGCATTTGCGAAAAAAACCATTCATGTTACTCATGGTGGTATCGATTTACGCGTGTTATTCTTTCATTCGGAGGGAAAATCTGAAAGACGTTCAAATAGAATCTAGTTGGAAAGAGGTTTTACAGGCAGAATTTGAAAAACCTTATTTTACAAAATTACGGGAATGGGTAAGAGACGAGTACAAAACCAAAATCGTCTACCCTCCTGCCAAATTTATATTCAATGCATTTGATTTATGCCCTTTTGATCAGGTAAAAGTAGTAATCATTGGCCAAGACCCTTACCATGGACCAGGACAGGCTCATGGACTTTGTTTTTCGGTATTGGATGGTGTTTCGTTTCCTCCTTCTCTCCAAAATATCTTCAAAGAAATCCAAGATGATGTCAAAAAACCAATCCCAAAATCTGGTGATTTAACATACCTTGCCAAACAAGGAGTGTTTTTATTGAATGCAACACTCACGGTTGAAAAAGACAAAGCAGGTTCCCACCAAAACAAAGGTTGGGAAGAATTTACGGATGCAGTGATCCGTATCTTAGCAAATCAAAAATCAAATTTAGTTTTTTTATTATGGGGATCCTTTGCACAAAAAAAAGAGACTCTCATCCCACCAAACAAACACTTGGTGCTAAAATCAGCACACCCTTCTCCACTTTCTGCCTACCGAGGTTTTTTAGGAAACCGCCATTTTTCGAAAACGAATGAATACTTAAAATCAATAGGAAAAGAAACCATTGACTGGTAATGAAAAAAAGGGATATTTTTTTGTATTTTTAACCGGAGTCTTTTTCGCATTTGAAGTCATCGGTTTTAAAGAAGTATTTCGAAGGTATAGTTTATCTCCAGAGATGGCTGCCTTATTTGGTGTTGGATTTGCCTTTTTGGTTGTGAGTCCCTATTTTATAACTTCAACGAAACGTCGAAACAAAGTAATCTTAACCATCAAACGGGATGGTAAAATTTTACTCATTGGAACTTTGTCCAATGCCATGGGAATTATCTTGTATTATTATGCTTTAAAACAAACCGATTTAGGCCCCGCAGCAATTCTCATCAAAACAACTGTTTTGTATAATGTTTTACTTGGTGTTGTGTTCCTTGGAGAAAAATTAAAATATAGAGAGACTTTTGGGATCATCATCTCCATGTTTGGAATTTATTTCATATCAACCTTAGAGGGTCAAATCCATTGGATCGCGTCAATTTGTATACTCATCAGTGCTTTTTTGTTTGCGATCCAAAGTTATTTAATTAAAAAATACATCCCTGAAATTTTAGGTTTAGAATATGCTTACTTACGTTTATTGTTATTATGTGTGTTTTTCTTTTTTTATTCACTTGGTATTGGGTCTTTTTTAGTACCTAAATATTCCGTCATATTAACCCTTGGGGTCTGTTCCCTGCTTGGTTATTTTTTAGGGAGAGCTTTTTACTTTGAAGCACATAATTATTTACCCATTAGTAAACTGAATGCAACTCTTCTCATTGAACCAATTTTTTTGATGTTTGTTGGTATATTTTTTATGAACGAGCCAATCGACATACAAAAACTAGGTGGTGGTGGTCTCATCATACTTGGTTTGTATTTAATTGTATTCCATAAAAGGAAGTCTAAACAGAATGAAACAACCGAATCAGATATTGAATGAAGAAACAATTGAAACTTTCTTAAAAGACTTTCCTCAATGGAATTATACAAAGGAAAAAACACTCAGTTATCTTAGTTTTGAACATTCGTTTGTTTCCTTTAAAAGTGCATTTTTGTTTTTAACAAAACTTGCATTGGTTTCAGAATCGTTAGACCACCATGCCGAAATATGGAATGTTTACAACAAAGTCCGACTCAAATTATATACACATGAATCAAATGCGATCACTACCAAGGATTTGGAATTGATTCAAATGTTAATGGAAGAACCAAATGAGTTTTTGTAAAAAGAGGATGAGTATGTGGACAAAAAAAAACCGGAGTTGGAATCCAACACCGGTTTTTTCCTTTAACAGCGATTAACTGATTAAATTTCGATTTTGTAACCTACGCGGTAAGTTTGTCCACCGATAACCACTGGGTATGCTACCCAAGGTGCAAGAGCAGAAGCTCCTCCAACCGATGCAACTCCACCAACTCCCATTCCTGCAGAAAGGATAGTTTCCAATTCGAAGAAAAGGTGACCTTTGTCAGTTACTTTTGTTTGAGCACCAACAAGCCAGTTTAAACCAAAACCGTGTGCACCAAAACGTACGTTTTCTTTGTTGATTCCAGGGTTTGGAGCATCACCAAGAAGTGATCCACCAGGTCCTAAAATTCCAGGAGCGAAAGTTTGAAGTCCTGGGTTGTTGATGGTTCCAGAAACTCCCCACCATCCGTGGAAGTAGTTTACCCCTGCTCCGACGTAAACAGCAGTGTCATTTGCAGCATTGTATAATTTAATCCCTAAATAAGTAGGAACTGTCCAAGCAGTGTATTGCCACTC
The sequence above is a segment of the Leptospira levettii genome. Coding sequences within it:
- the bioA gene encoding adenosylmethionine--8-amino-7-oxononanoate transaminase, coding for MKFNPVNTNTWVPLTIQDESESLLNVISAENEFVTDEDGNVWIDAISSWWTVIYGHRNPRLISALQNQLQSLDHVMLAGNIHESAENLAKKLLELTNFDFKKVFYSDNGSNAIEIALKLSIQYYQNHPDFKPRSEFIVFSNSYHGDSIGAMNVSGKNYFNRIFSELRFPTKEFPAPNCMNCPWGKQSSSCDTECLADLELAIKQNEYAGIVIEPLVFGANGMLFYDKKVLIKLRDLATSTNTLLIFDEVFTGMGKLGEPFAYQKAEVVPDLLILAKGLTGGMLPLAATLVSDFIYKQFLSKDPYKAFFHAHTMTGNALACSVGYTSISMLQEFGLTLVRELEKKLNLFAVTFQKRMGTSVENVRVMGGIFAFEWKEPVAHDEYLNPIGKQIKNSLRKFHILLRPLGRTIYITPPYTISDSSLEKIFLALETTLLGFLEPEKD
- a CDS encoding cyclic nucleotide-binding domain-containing protein, producing MQLPLWKSILKRDDNPITEISHFLRETAIFEGMSRRTLREVARLIHKRKYYAGETIFFQGQAGTGVYLILQGKVEIFSEREGVTLKLAELEKGAFFGELALFQDFPRSATAVALVDSILLGFFQPELKTLLETKPRVGNDLLLSFASIIADRLRKTNDTLEAAYFKSKKNKPK
- a CDS encoding porin OmpL1; this translates as MLKSLRFGMMGFLLMCLAGSLSAQSGPRSYFMVGLGMQFDLAQLGGTITKDGLDSRNPQLSGTGAPTGSLQKAIYAENTLISLKRTTGGAVGAKTSGAMVGGNVNVGYEKEGVFGVPSLFWRINVNYTTKISGGETSSTIMGYKWLDQEWQYTAWTVPTYLGIKLYNAANDTAVYVGAGVNYFHGWWGVSGTINNPGLQTFAPGILGPGGSLLGDAPNPGINKENVRFGAHGFGLNWLVGAQTKVTDKGHLFFELETILSAGMGVGGVASVGGASALAPWVAYPVVIGGQTYRVGYKIEI
- the bioD gene encoding dethiobiotin synthase, which produces MGQAFYVTGTGTDVGKTFFSSLFMAKYAKKFGFRYWKPIQTGTISADDTSFVQNTTHLPDSHFLKPSFEYKTPASPHYAAKLEGQSIDPKTLLALISKERNNNTLIEGAGGVFVPITENYLTIRAIQESNLGVVVVGSTELGTINHTLLTLEVLTSRFIPVYGFYLVGPKNDLQEDNATMIQKLGGVSLLGITNFPEQRLSSDEFNSFASTHFDIDRNVIDVVLNAEDEI
- a CDS encoding AI-2E family transporter → MIFKENSISSLVLRSAFFGLIALTVLIGIVGVKFLAIPLLISGIHFYIFHGVVDYFESRGIHRAFTIIIIFSILIAGAYWFLAFYLPNLFEKAQPIVSEWSTKMDDPNFQLLDFTKLPVVSKNPELWKKIINPEEIAKLATNNLEEFLRGIVVMIPTFISWMIIIPIISFFLLLDANLIYKTMISFIPNRFFEMFLMVFYRMNQQITSYLKSLVIQCGIMAVVASIGFYFVGVKFFVLFGIFLGVANSIPYLGPLVGAIPPILFAILFPEMSPSIGSIASVVIVAQLVDNAIVQPVVIANAVSLHPLAILIGIAVGGNFFGIFGMLLAIPVLSILKVTIGILYHALKEHQII
- the ung gene encoding uracil-DNA glycosylase yields the protein MVVSIYACYSFIRRENLKDVQIESSWKEVLQAEFEKPYFTKLREWVRDEYKTKIVYPPAKFIFNAFDLCPFDQVKVVIIGQDPYHGPGQAHGLCFSVLDGVSFPPSLQNIFKEIQDDVKKPIPKSGDLTYLAKQGVFLLNATLTVEKDKAGSHQNKGWEEFTDAVIRILANQKSNLVFLLWGSFAQKKETLIPPNKHLVLKSAHPSPLSAYRGFLGNRHFSKTNEYLKSIGKETIDW
- a CDS encoding DMT family transporter; the protein is MTGNEKKGYFFVFLTGVFFAFEVIGFKEVFRRYSLSPEMAALFGVGFAFLVVSPYFITSTKRRNKVILTIKRDGKILLIGTLSNAMGIILYYYALKQTDLGPAAILIKTTVLYNVLLGVVFLGEKLKYRETFGIIISMFGIYFISTLEGQIHWIASICILISAFLFAIQSYLIKKYIPEILGLEYAYLRLLLLCVFFFFYSLGIGSFLVPKYSVILTLGVCSLLGYFLGRAFYFEAHNYLPISKLNATLLIEPIFLMFVGIFFMNEPIDIQKLGGGGLIILGLYLIVFHKRKSKQNETTESDIE
- a CDS encoding DMT family transporter, giving the protein MPRIFTPELFLVIAAILWGGTFVVIKLALDSVPPFLFLAVRFSLAGFITLLLYRKTLFSKANRRLDYILPAFFVACSALLGYAFQTIGLVYTSATQSGFMTGAYVIFVPLLQIAIERKLPSLRTWIAVVIVVIGLFCISQNGKSLDEFQGDLGFGFGDGLTLIGAFFFAVYIILIDIYTKKIPSQILVSFEILLIAVVSSFLFPIESIFLKQTIHVQFDLKFWIGIIYTSVFATIFTTQIQTRYQKAVSPARAGLLYSLEPVFSFFLAYLVLGERLGVIGAIGSFLTLFGILFSEMGKWNKREE
- a CDS encoding 4a-hydroxytetrahydrobiopterin dehydratase, which encodes MKQPNQILNEETIETFLKDFPQWNYTKEKTLSYLSFEHSFVSFKSAFLFLTKLALVSESLDHHAEIWNVYNKVRLKLYTHESNAITTKDLELIQMLMEEPNEFL